Proteins from a single region of Macadamia integrifolia cultivar HAES 741 unplaced genomic scaffold, SCU_Mint_v3 scaffold746, whole genome shotgun sequence:
- the LOC122069875 gene encoding pentatricopeptide repeat-containing protein At1g63400-like, translated as MKIMALTGRYFVTISTASHRCRNQSQPRSCCSVSLRSNFFDELGGIDTDNAIVSYCKSGKIDEAISLLRKSLEASFKPSVTSCNMVLSSLVKASRFEACLSTYSFIRNCRVSPDLVTLNIIMNCYCETHQSDVAHQVLDEIQACCYIPTVITYNTLIKGLCKESRISEARQILQQMREKAPSPNGRTYSILITSLCGLKRSEAGLELLREMLRFGLRPTLTTYNTVLAGLCTEGGIKVARTLFNKMGKLGLILNVVTYTSLVDGLCKEKLLGEAMKLYYEMSENGLSPNVRTYTTLIHGLCIEGYWQEATEILLEMLGHGISPNVITCTGVMSGLCKEGHIQKALRFLDLMIQQGLEPNEFAYTTLIDGLCKARRVEDACQIFSGMKERGLGNNIVAYNVLIKGFCEIGKLEAARMLFQEITSRSVKPDVITYNTLIDGFCKNLQVKDAKELLQDMEAQGLEPNVVTYNTLLNGLCRAGNLEGAVDLVEEMTCGKQKCNVITYNPIIDAMSKAGRPQDAEILLRYMGEKGIAADAVTYSTILNVYCKNGQLTDAKRVLRMMVEKDICPTVVTYKFILHGFCNKGEISEAVKVLYEFVVKKFLYPTIAVTLFLENVARFNQLENFSSLLPIICGKEEKDR; from the coding sequence atgaaaatcatgGCTTTAACCGGAAGGTACTTTGTTACTATATCAACGGCATCTCATAGATGTCGAAATCAAAGCCAGCCGCGTTCCTGTTGTTCTGTTTCTCTGCGGTCGAATTTCTTTGACGAACTTGGAGGTATAGACACTGACAATGCCATTGTATCCTACTGTAAATCCGGCAAGATTGATGAAGCCATCTCTCTACTTCGCAAGTCACTGGAGGCAAGCTTCAAGCCCTCTGTTACTTCTTGTAATATGGTTTTATCTTCTTTGGTTAAAGCTAGCAGATTTGAAGCTTGTTTGTCTACGTATAGTTTCATTAGGAATTGCAGAGTTTCGCCAGATTTAGTGACATTGAACATAATCATGAACTGTTACTGTGAAACACATCAGAGTGATGTTGCCCACCAGGTGCTCGACGAAATTCAGGCTTGTTGTTATATACCTACAGTCATTACCTATAATACCTTGATCAAGGGGTTATGCAAGGAGAGTAGAATTAGTGAAGCCCGACAAATTCTCCAACAAATGAGAGAAAAAGCACCGAGTCCCAATGGTCGGACCTATTCAATCCTTATTACTTCTCTTTGTGGCTTGAAAAGATCAGAAGCTGGCTTGGAATTGCTCAGAGAAATGCTGCGATTTGGTTTGAGACCAACTCTGACTACGTATAACACGGTTTTAGCCGGTTTGTGTACGGAAGGTGGGATTAAAGTGGCAAGAACGCTTTTTAATAAGATGGGTAAGCTGGGTCTCATACTGAATGTAGTAACATACACCTCACTCGTAGATGGATTATGTAAGGAGAAGTTATTGGGTGAAGCCATGAAGCTTTACTATGAGATGTCAGAGAATGGTTTATCTCCGAATGTTAGAACTTATACAACGTTGATTCATGGGCTATGCATTGAAGGGTATTGGCAAGAAGCTACTGAGATCCTTCTTGAAATGCTGGGCCATGGTATCAGTCCTAATGTCATTACTTGCACAGGGGTCATGAGTGGACTCTGTAAAGAGGGGCATATACAAAAGGCTTTGAGGTTTTTGGATCTGATGATTCAACAGGGTTTAGAACCTAATGAGTTTGCATACACTACTTTGATTGATGGCCTTTGCAAAGCGAGGAGAGTAGAGGATGCATGCCAAATTTTCTCTGGCATGAAGGAAAGAGGACTTGGAAATAACATTGTTGCTTACAACGTATTAATTAAAGGATTCTGTGAAATTGGAAAATTGGAGGCAGCTAGAATGCTCTTCCAAGAAATCACGAGCAGAAGTGTCAAACCTGATGTCATTACTTATAACACCTTGATCGATGGTTTTTGCAAGAACTTGCAGGTCAAGGATGCAAAAGAATTGCTGCAGGATATGGAAGCTCAGGGTCTTGAACCAAATGTTGTAACTTACAACACATTGTTGAATGGTTTATGTAGAGCTGGTAATCTGGAGGGGGCTGTGGATCTGGTTGAGGAAATGACCTGCGGAAAACAAAAGTGCAATGTAATCACATATAATCCAATCATAGATGCAATGTCTAAAGCAGGAAGACCTCAGGATGCAGAAATATTACTTCGATACATGGGTGAGAAAGGGATTGCAGCTGATGCTGTGACATATTCTACCATTCTAAACGTGTACTGCAAGAATGGACAGTTAACTGATGCAAAAAGGGTTCTTAGAATGATGGTGGAAAAGGATATTTGCCCAACTGTTGTCACCTACAAATTCATTTTGCATGGATTTTGCAACAAAGGGGAGATCAGTGAAGCAGTTAAGGTGCTTTATGAGTTTGTTGTAAAGAAATTTCTTTATCCTACTATTGCAGTTACTCTTTTCCTGGAGAATGTTGCTAGATTTAACCAGCTTGAGAACTTCTCTTCTTTGCTCCCAATCATATGTGGGAAAGAGGAGAAAGATCGGTAG